In the Chelonoidis abingdonii isolate Lonesome George chromosome 13, CheloAbing_2.0, whole genome shotgun sequence genome, one interval contains:
- the LOC116824955 gene encoding zinc finger protein 34-like isoform X2 — MFCSTSLHSARGREMAVVELEQALVTFREVAVYFSKEEWALLDPGQKALYRDVMQDNYETLISLGFVTPKSDLISQLERGEVSWVLDLQGSEKSDMLTGTYIGDGTMNENKEENSQQEGPEQVEPQGTLSGRSEGDVSQTSEQGEACQTQLRPQRNLSGETRGKSSYCGRSLKGIPICQVTHLGKGLKTLNDSGERYNSISHVISQQRICRAGKSKKCTDCGKSFAYKSELDRHNRIHTGDKPYKCLNCGKSFTLSSTLIKHQKTHTGERPYKCPNCGKSFRQSSHLVRHEGTHREEKPYKCPDCAKHFSCTANLLTHQRIHTGEKPYKCQHCGKNFTHHSYLLGHQRIHTGEKPYKCRHCGKSFTHRSNLSTHQRIHTGALPCKPKDCGESFNVSSDVIGQ, encoded by the exons ATGTTTTGCTCCACATCACTTCATTCtgccaggggaagggaaatggctgtAGTGGAGCTGGAACAG GCACTTGTGACCTTCAgagaggtggctgtgtatttctcCAAGGAGGAATGGGCTCTTCTGGACCCTGGTCAGAAagccctctacagggacgtcatgcaggaCAATTATGAGACGCTGATCTCACTGG GATTTGTGACTCCTAAATCTGACTTGATCTCACAGCTAGAACGAGGAGAGGTGTCATGGGTCCTGGATCTCCAGGGCTCTGAGAAAAGCGACATGCTGACAGGAACCTACATAG GTGATGGGACAATGAATGAGAACAAGGAGGAGAATTCTCAGCAGGAAGGTCCTGAGCAAGTGGAACCCCAGGGGACGTTATCAGGAAGATCGGAAGGGGATGTTTCCCAGACTTCTGAGCAAGGAGAAGCCTGTCAGACACAGCTCAGGCCTCAGAGAAACCTCTCTGGGGAGACAAGGGGTAAATCCAGTTACTGTGGGAGAAGTCTCAAAGGCATCCCAATCTGTCAGGTGACCCACTTGGGAAAGGGACTAAAGACACTGAATGACTCAGGGGAAAGATACAATAGCATCTCACACGTTATTAGTCAGCAGAGAATCTGTAGAGCAGGAAAATCCAAGAAATGCACTGACTGTGGAAAAAGTTTTGCTTATAAATCGGAACTTGATAGACACAATAGAATCCACACTGGAGATAAACCCTATAAATGCCtcaactgtgggaaaagcttcactttGAGCTCCACCTTGATAAAACATCAGAAAACtcacacaggggagagaccctatAAGTGTCCtaactgtgggaaaagcttccgtCAGAGTTCACACCTTGTTAGACATGAGGGAACCCACAGGGAAGAAAAGCCCTATAAATGCCCTGACTGTGCAAAGCATTTCAGTTGCACCGCAAACCTTCTTACCCATCAGAGAATTCATACGGGAGAGAAGCCCTACAAGTGTCAACACTGCGGGAAAAACTTTACACACCATTCATACCTTCTGggccatcagagaatccacactggagagaaaccctataagtGTCGacactgtgggaaaagcttcacacACCGCTCAAACCTTAGtacgcatcagagaatccacacaggagcgCTACCTTGCAAACCTAAGGACTGTGGGGAAAGCTTCAATGTGAGCTCAGACGTGATTGGCCAGTAA
- the LOC116824955 gene encoding zinc finger protein 34-like isoform X1, whose amino-acid sequence MFCSTSLHSARGREMAVVELEQALVTFREVAVYFSKEEWALLDPGQKALYRDVMQDNYETLISLGFVTPKSDLISQLERGEVSWVLDLQGSEKSDMLTGTYIAGDGTMNENKEENSQQEGPEQVEPQGTLSGRSEGDVSQTSEQGEACQTQLRPQRNLSGETRGKSSYCGRSLKGIPICQVTHLGKGLKTLNDSGERYNSISHVISQQRICRAGKSKKCTDCGKSFAYKSELDRHNRIHTGDKPYKCLNCGKSFTLSSTLIKHQKTHTGERPYKCPNCGKSFRQSSHLVRHEGTHREEKPYKCPDCAKHFSCTANLLTHQRIHTGEKPYKCQHCGKNFTHHSYLLGHQRIHTGEKPYKCRHCGKSFTHRSNLSTHQRIHTGALPCKPKDCGESFNVSSDVIGQ is encoded by the exons ATGTTTTGCTCCACATCACTTCATTCtgccaggggaagggaaatggctgtAGTGGAGCTGGAACAG GCACTTGTGACCTTCAgagaggtggctgtgtatttctcCAAGGAGGAATGGGCTCTTCTGGACCCTGGTCAGAAagccctctacagggacgtcatgcaggaCAATTATGAGACGCTGATCTCACTGG GATTTGTGACTCCTAAATCTGACTTGATCTCACAGCTAGAACGAGGAGAGGTGTCATGGGTCCTGGATCTCCAGGGCTCTGAGAAAAGCGACATGCTGACAGGAACCTACATAG cagGTGATGGGACAATGAATGAGAACAAGGAGGAGAATTCTCAGCAGGAAGGTCCTGAGCAAGTGGAACCCCAGGGGACGTTATCAGGAAGATCGGAAGGGGATGTTTCCCAGACTTCTGAGCAAGGAGAAGCCTGTCAGACACAGCTCAGGCCTCAGAGAAACCTCTCTGGGGAGACAAGGGGTAAATCCAGTTACTGTGGGAGAAGTCTCAAAGGCATCCCAATCTGTCAGGTGACCCACTTGGGAAAGGGACTAAAGACACTGAATGACTCAGGGGAAAGATACAATAGCATCTCACACGTTATTAGTCAGCAGAGAATCTGTAGAGCAGGAAAATCCAAGAAATGCACTGACTGTGGAAAAAGTTTTGCTTATAAATCGGAACTTGATAGACACAATAGAATCCACACTGGAGATAAACCCTATAAATGCCtcaactgtgggaaaagcttcactttGAGCTCCACCTTGATAAAACATCAGAAAACtcacacaggggagagaccctatAAGTGTCCtaactgtgggaaaagcttccgtCAGAGTTCACACCTTGTTAGACATGAGGGAACCCACAGGGAAGAAAAGCCCTATAAATGCCCTGACTGTGCAAAGCATTTCAGTTGCACCGCAAACCTTCTTACCCATCAGAGAATTCATACGGGAGAGAAGCCCTACAAGTGTCAACACTGCGGGAAAAACTTTACACACCATTCATACCTTCTGggccatcagagaatccacactggagagaaaccctataagtGTCGacactgtgggaaaagcttcacacACCGCTCAAACCTTAGtacgcatcagagaatccacacaggagcgCTACCTTGCAAACCTAAGGACTGTGGGGAAAGCTTCAATGTGAGCTCAGACGTGATTGGCCAGTAA